A stretch of Tripterygium wilfordii isolate XIE 37 chromosome 11, ASM1340144v1, whole genome shotgun sequence DNA encodes these proteins:
- the LOC120009286 gene encoding MYB-like transcription factor EOBII, protein MDKKPCNSQDAEVRKGPWTMEEDLILINYIANHGEGVWNSLAKAAGLKRTGKSCRLRWLNYLRPDVRRGNITPEEQLLIMELHAKWGNRWSKIAKHLPGRTDNEIKNYWRTRIQKHIKQADQNFQVGVDAMEMMNHQASTSQVSGSTADNTMETCYSPPSYHHQINHVVEAFHQGPNTNTTTLHLHDSNVNDNYWSMEDLWSMQLLNGD, encoded by the exons ATGGATAAGAAACCATGCAACTCTCAAGATGCAGAAGTGAGAAAGGGACCATGGACCATGGAAGAAGACTTGATTCTTATTAACTACATAGCTAACCATGGTGAAGGTGTTTGGAATTCTCTAGCTAAAGCTGCTG GGCTTAAACGTACCGGGAAAAGTTGCCGGCTCCGGTGGCTGAACTATTTACGCCCCGATGTGAGGAGAGGAAATATTACTCCGGAGGAACAACTCTTGATCATGGAATTGCATGCCAAGTGGGGGAATAg ATGGTCGAAGATTGCGAAGCATCTACCAGGAAGGACTGATAATGAGATAAAGAATTACTGGAGGACTAGGATCCAGAAACACATCAAGCAAGCTGATCAGAATTTTCAAGTTGGAGTAGATgcaatggagatgatgaatcaTCAAGCAAGCACAAGCCAAGTCTCTGGCAGCACAGCAGATAATACAATGGAGACCTGCTACTCTCCACCATCTTATCATCATCAGATTAATCATGTGGTGGAGGCTTTTCATCAAGGGCCTAATACTAATACTACTACTTTGCATCTTCATGACTCCAATGTTAATGACAACTACTGGAGCATGGAGGATCTCTGGTCAATGCAGTTACTTAATGgtgattaa